The DNA sequence GATTGTTGCCTCACTCTCATGTCATGCCCGCGCAGGCGGGCATCCATCAGGCGGCGGCGCTTCACACAGGGGGGTGCATGGGTCCCCGCCTACGCGGGGACGACCTCGTGTAGGTGAGACACTATCCTGAAGAACTGGTATTAGAGACTGTTGAGGATTCACGCTCGCGGGCTACGAGCGGCTGCAAACCGCCCCGTCGTCGTTGCGCTCGTCACCCGATGCGCGGCATCGGACTCCTCCCGCGCCTCGGCGGGTTCGGTTTTCGCTCTCGCCTTCACGTTCGAAATCTCAACGGTCTCTTACGATGCCGCTTCACTGGTCGTCGTTCTCCGGTAGCTCGTCCAGGTACGGCTCCGTCGTGGGGTTGGCCCGCAGGAGACGTCGCCGGACGTCCTCCCGCTCCTCGTCTCTGATGTCGGTCCTGAAGGCTCGCTGCGCCCGCTCCCGCAGCGGATCCACGAGGCGCGTCTGCAGCACGATGATCAGTTCGCGCTCGATGAGCGAGCGGTTCTTGGTCGAGAAGAGGTAGCCGAGCAGTGGGATGTCCATCAGGATCGGGATGCCGCTCCGCGAGACCGACTCCTCGGTCGAGTAGAGCCCACCGATGACGGTCTGCTCGCCATCGAGCAGGAGCACGTCGGTCGCCGCCTCGTTTTTGTCGATGATGAGCCCGTTACCGCCGAGCCGGCCCGAGCTTTTCTCCACGTCGACGACGAGGTGAATGAACTCGACTGGGTCGCGGCCCGGGTCCTCGTCGTCGAGGATGAGCACGGGGCGCACGGTGACGATGACGCCCGTGGCGATGTACTGCACGACGGTGTTGCCGGCGAAGTCGCGGAGCGTCACCGGGATGTCGGACCCGCTCTGGATCCGCCCCTCCTCCCCGCTGCGGACCACGATGCTCGGGCTCGAGATCGTCTCGCCGACGCCGCGCGACTCGAGGAGCCGGAAGAACGCGTTGATCTCCGCGAGGTCGATCTGGTCCGGCCCGGTGAGCACGTCGGAGAGCTGGTCGAAGAGCGGCTCGGTGTTGAGGAAGAGCCGGAGGCGGTTGCTGTCGTTGCCCGTCGAGCCGCCCCCGCCGCCCTGCTGCTGGCTGCCGAGCAGGCGGGTCCAGTTAGTCCCGAGTTCGCGCAGGCGGTCTACGTTGGCCTCGAAGATGATGGCGTCGATGCGGATCTCGCGGTCGTCGCCCGTCACCTCGGGCGTGCGCGAGACGACGACCGGGGCGGGCGTGGCCGGTCCCACGACGCTCGGATCGCCCGCCGCCGAGAACGGCTCGACCAGGAAGTAGCGGTCGGTCTCGCGGTAGACCAGGCCCGACTGCGCGAGCACGAGTTCGAACGCGTCGAGGAACTGGAGGCCGGAGACGTTGACGCCGATGGGGGCGGTCCGCTCGGTGAGGTCCACGACGGCCTTGCCGGTGACGCGCTGGAAGAGCGGGTTGACGAACTCGACGAACTGGTTGAACGGGGTCTCGGCCGAGAACGAGACGAGCTGGTCGGGCGGGATGTAGGTGCGGATCTGCCGCTGGGGCGGCGTCGGGTCGATCTGGGCCAGCGCGTCCTGGGCGAGCAGGCCTGCGGCGAACAGGAGCACGCAGGCGGGCAGGTAGCGGGGTACGAGGAAACGGAGCATGCGGTGATCGGGTGGCGAGAAGGAGGCCGCGAGCCTCGCCGGCGGCTAGGGTCGCAGAAAGCAGCCGGAAGATCACGCACTACGCCCGGATTTGCAAACCGGCCTACGGCCCCGCACGCCGTCTCCCCGGCGTTGCACCTGTCCGGCATAATGCGCAGGCCGCGCAACAAAACGTGACACTCCTCTTGGTCAATGGGCGGCCAGGCTCCCCCCGGCCGCGCGCAGACCGGTCAGCTCGCCGGGGAGCGGAGGCCGCTGACGCCGCGCTGCCCGTCCACCTGCACGGGGTCCGGCACCGTAGCCGCCGGCTCCCACGCGTCGTCGAAGGCCCGCTCGAGCGCGCAGCGCTGCGCGTTGAGCGTGTCGGCGAGGTCCGAGGCCCCGTGCGTGTCAGAGAAAAAGTACGCCTCAAACTGGCTCGGGGCGAGGTAGATGCCCTCCTCGAGCATCGCGTGGAAGTAGCGCCCGTAGCGCGCCGCGTCGCAGCGCTGCGCCGAGGGCGAGTCCACCACCGGCTCCCCGCTGAAGAAGAGGCAGCCCATCGACCCGACGCGGGTCTGGTAGAGGTCGAGGCCGAGGGCGCTGAGGTTGCCCCGGGTGCCGCTCTCGAAGAGGTCGCCGTAGCGCTCGAGCCGGTCGTAGACCCCGGGGTCGTCGGCGATGCGGCGGAGGACGGCGTAGCCCGCGTGCATGGCGAGGGGGTTGCCGGAGAGCGTGCCCGCCTGGTAGACCGGCCCGGCGGGCGAGACGTAGTCCATGATGTCCTTCCGGCCGCCGTAGGCCCCCACCGGCAGGCCGCCGCCGATGATCTTGCCGAGCGTCGTGAGGTCGGGCGTGACGCCGTAGCGCTCCTGCGCGCCGCCCGGCGCGACCCGGAAGCCGGTCATGACCTCGTCGAAGATGAGGATCGCGCCGTGCTCGTCGCAGAGCGCGCGCAGCCCTTCGAGGAAGCCCTCAGCGGGTGGGATGCAGCCCATGTTGCCCGCGATCGGCTCGGCGATGACGCAGGCGACCTCGCCCCGGTTCGCCTCGAGCACGTCGCGGACGCTGCCGAGGTCGTTGAAGGTGGCGAGGAGCGTGTCGCGGGCGTTGCCCTCGGTGACGCCGGGCGAGTTCGGCTCGCCGAAGGTCATCGCGCCGCTGCCGGCGGCGATCAGGAAGAAGTCGCCGTGCCCGTGGTAGTGCCCCTCGAACTTGACGAACTTGTCGCGCCCGGTGAAGCCGCGCGCGAGGCGGACGGCGCTCATCGTGGCCTCGGTCCCCGAGTTGACAAAGCGGACCTTCTCCACGCTCGGCACGAGCTCGACGACGAGCTCGGCGAGGCGGATCTCGATCTCGGTCGGCGCCCCGAACGAGGTCGAGCGCGTCGCGGCGTCCTGCACGGCGCGGACGACGTCCGGGTGGGCGTGCCCGAAGAGCATCGGCCCCCAGCTCCCGATGTAGTCCACGTAGCGGTTGCCGTCGGCGTCGAAGAGGTGCGGCCCGGCGGCACGTTCGAAGAACACGGGCGTGCCACCCACGCTCTTGAAGGCGCGGACGGGCGAGTTGACGCCGCCGGGGATGGCGTGCTGGGCGGTTGCGAACAGGGTCTTGCTCTGGGAAAGGTTATGAGCGGGCATCAAGGTTGTCTTTAGGGTGGGGGCTGTTGGCTTCTGGCTGTTGGCTTTTAGCTCGTGCTCCTCAACCGACGAGTCTCACAAAATGGATGTTGTGCCATGCAGGATTTCAAGCACCTTCGAGTCTGGGAGACAGCTCACCAGCTAGTTCTGGTCATCTATCGAGTCACAGCGCATTTTCCGAAGGAGGAGCAGTATGGTCTGACGAGTCAGCTTCGGCGAGCTGCTACGTCCGTGCCGTCGAATATTGCGGAAGGATGTGGACGAGACAGCGATGGCGACTTCGCTCGCTTCCTGCGAATCGCACAAGGCTCCGCCAACGAAGTTGAATATCAGCTTTTTCTCGCTTCAGACCTGGGCTACTTGGATGCTGTTGTCTACGGCGACCTCGCTCGACAGATCGCAGAGGCCAAACGAATGCTCAACGCCTTCATCCAACGTGTCGATCCCAAGAAGCCAAGAGCCAAAAGCTAACAGCCAATAGCCTCAGACTGGCGTTCCCAGGTCCACCCGGCGGAAGATCCCTCGCACTACGTCTTCCTCTTCCACCGGGTCCTCGGCGAGGGCGAGGCCGGCTTCGGCGAACAGCTTGGCGAGGGTCTCGGGGGTCATCGCCGGCCCGGCGAGCGCGCGGCGGAAGGCGGTGAGGACCCAGCCGCCGTTCTTGAGCACGCGGCGCGTCTCGGCCAGCATCTCTTTGACCTCGGCGGCGGAGCCGGCCCGGTCGTAGGTGCCGTAGGCCACGACCCAGTCGAAGTGGTCGTCGGGGTAGCCCAGCGCGGCGGTGCGGGCGGGCGTAACGCGCCGGGCGGCCTCTTCTTCGCCAACAGTCTCCGCCAGCCGGTCGCGCGTCGCGGCAACGGCCGCTTCGTCCTCGTCGCACGCCCACAGGTCGAAGCCAAGTTGGGCGAGCGGCTCGGTGTGGCGGCCGGTGGCGCAGCCGAGGTCGAGCACGCGGCTCTGCACGGGGACGGCCGCCATCGTTCGGAGCAGGTGCGCGGACGGCGGCCGAGGCGGTGCTTCCAGGGCCGTGCTCATGCTGCGTCCCTGTCGCGGCGAACGGAGATGTCGGCGCGGATGGCGGGTTCGGAGACGACCCTCGCCTGGTCCCAGCAGTGTGCCTCGGTGATGCAGAGGCACTGGTGGCAGCGCACCGTCCGGTTCTTGGACTTGTGGCGCGGCAGCGATGGGATCGGCCGGGGCAGCGCAGCGGCGGCCCCGTCCCCTTCGGTGACCCGCGTCGAACTCATCTGGGCGGCGACGGCCTCGGCGAGCGCCTCGATGAAGAGCGGGTGGCTGTTGAGCCCGCACGTCACCTCGTAGTGCTCGATGCCGGCCTCTTCAGCCTCCTCGCGCACCTCGATGTCGAGCTCGTAGGCCGTCTCGATGTGGTCCGTGACGAAGGCTACGGGAATGACGAGGACCGCGTTCACGCCCTCCTCGCCGAGTTCTTCGAGCTTGCCCGGGGTGCTCGGGGTGAGCCACTCCGCCGGGCCGACCTTGCTCTGGAAGGCGACGTGGAACGGGCGGTCTTCGCGCTTGGCGCGCAGGTCCATCACGGACTGCACCGTCGAGTGGACCAGGCAGCAGTACGGGTCGCGGCGCTGCTTCATCTCCTTGACCGGCGTGCCGTGGGCCGAGAACAGCAGGTGGACCCGGTCGCGGACGCCGTGCGAGAAGCGCTGCAGCCCCTCGTCGATGCGCTCGCTGATGGCCTGGGCGAAGTACGGGTGCCGGGCGTACTCGTAGACGAGCGAGGTCGGGCGCGGCGTCATCTCGCCGGCCTCTTCGAGCGCTTTCAGGTAGACCAGCGACGCACCTGTGGTCGTCTTGGAGTAGTGCGGGTAGAGCGGCAGCAGAACGACCTTGTCGATGCCGTCGGCGTCCATCTGCTCCGCGCAGTCCTCGCTCGACGGCAGCCAGTACCGCATGGCGACGTAGGTGTGAAACGTCGCTCCGGTGATGGGCCCGTAGCGGGCGTTGAGGCGGGATTCGAGCGCTTCCGCCTGCTCGCGCGTGAGCTGGTTGATCGGCGAGTTGCCCCCGATCATCTTGTAGTCCTCGCCGACGAACTTGGCGCGCTTCCGGGAGATGAGCCGGCTGAGCCAGTGGCGAGGCCGCTTCGGAACCGGGATATCGATGATGGCCGGGTCCATGAAGAGGTTGTAGAGGAACGGCTCGACGTCCTCCTCTTTCATAGGGCCGCCGAGGTTCATCATCACGACGCCCACGCGGTCGCCTGGCTCCACGCTCACCGGCTGCTGCGAGTAGTAGCCCCCCGTGATGAGGCGCTTGTCGTAGTTGTATACCTTCAGGAACTCGCGTGGCGTCATCGACTGACTCTCAAATTTATCCCTGCGCGGTAGCGTATGCGCGGAAAGCTCCGCACTCACTCTAGTTAAGGCAAACCTGGGGTGCCCGTTCCCTTCGCGGTCGAAGTTTCGGTGAGTTGTCCGGGCAGCCTTAAATCTCCTCAGAACCTTCGCCCGCTTCCACGCCAAGCCAGTCGTGCGGTCGGAAGAAGGCGAGCGCCTCGGCTTCCGGCGTGCCCTGCTCAGGCCTCTGGTCGTAGTCCCAGCGCACGACCGGAGGCAGGCTCATCAGCACGCTCTCGGTCCGCCCACCAGTCTCTAGCCCGAAGCGCGTCCCCCGGTCGAAGGCCAGGTTGAACTCGGCGTAGCGGCCGCGCCGGTGCACTTGAAAGTCGCGCTCGCGCCCGCCCCAAGGGGTATCCTTGCGGCGCTCGGCAACGGGGACGTAGGACGACAGAAACGCCCGCCCGGCCTGGCGGACGAAGAGGAAGGTGCCCTCGGGGTCGTCGCGGAGGTAGTCGAAGAAGATGCCGCCGACGCCGCGCGTCTCCTCGCGGTGCGGGAGGTAGAAGTAGGCGTCGCACTGCCGCTTGAAGGCGCGGTAGTCGGCCACGTCGTGCGCGTCGCAGACCTGCTTCCAGACGCCGTGGAAGTGCTCGGCGTCGGCCCGGTCGGGGTAGACCGGCGTGAGGTCGGCCCCGCCGCCGAACCACTGGTCGGCAGGGTCCAACGGGTCGTCGCCGAGGGCGAAGTAGCGGAAGTTGGCGTGGACTGCCGGGACATACGGGTTCTGCGGGTGCATGACGAGCGAGAGGCCGGTGGCGAAGAACCGCCCCGCGCTCACGCCGAGCGCCTCGACCATCCGCGCCGGCAGGTCGCCGTGCACGGCCGAGGTGCTGACGCCCCCTTTCTCCCACACCTCGCCCCCGCTGATGATGCGCGTCAGCCCGCCCCCACCGCCGGGCCGCTCCCAGCGGTCGGAGGTGAACGTCGCCGCGCCGTCGAGGCGCTCGAACGCCCGGCAGATCCGCGTCTGGAGCGCCTCGACGAACGCCTGCATCCGCTCGCCGAGCGACCGGTCGGTGCGCGTTTCCTGGCGGAGCCGCTCCGCGCGGCGGTGGTCGTCGAGCATCAGCGTGAGGATATCAAGAGGTCTAGGGTGGCTTACCGAGCCGAAAGCTCCTGCACGGCCTCGACGAAGGCAGCGAGGTGCTCGGGGTCGTGGTCCGGGTGCATGCCGTGGCCGAGGTTGGCGATGTAACCCCCGGTCCCGAAGCCGGCGAGCATCTGCCCGACAGCCTCGCGGATTGCAGCGGGCGACCCGTAGAGCGCGGCCGGGTCGAGGTTGCCCTGGAGCGCGGCGCGGTCGCCGGCGATGGCGCGGGCGGCGGCCGGCATAATCGTCCAGTCGAGGCCGACTACGTCGTAGGCGCTCGCGGCGAGCGCGTCGAGGGCGTAGTGCGCGCCGCGGGCGAAGACGACGAGCGGCACGTCGGGGTGCGAGGCCTTGAGCCGGTCGGCGATCTGGGTCAGGTAGGGCAGCGCGAAGGCCGCAAACTGCGCCGGCGAGAGCAGCCCGGCCCACGAGTCGAAGACCTGCAGCGCCTGCGCCCCGGCCTCGGCCTGCGCCGCGAGGTGGTCCGCGACAACGTCGGTGACGGCCTGGAGCAGTTCGTGGCTGGCCTCGGGGTGGGCCCAGAGCCAGGCCTTGCTCTTCGAGAAGGTTTTGCTCCCGCCGCCCTCGATCATGTAGGCCGCGAGCGTCCACGGCGCCCCGGCGAACCCGATGAGCGGGCACCGTCCGCCGAGGACGCGGCGCGTGAGGGCGACGGCGTCGTAGACGTAGCCCAACTCGCGCTGCACGTCGGGCGTACTGAGCCGGCCGAGGTCGCCCGGCCCGGCGAGCGGCTCGGGGAAGTGCGGGCCTTTGCCCTTGACCATCTGCACCTCCAGCCCGAGCGCCTGGGGCACGACGAGGATGTCGGAGAAGATGATCGCGGCGTCGAGCGGGAAGCGGCGCAGCGGCTGGAGCGTGACCTCGCACGCGAGCTCGGGCGTGCGGCAGACGGTGAAGAAGTCGTGCTCGGCGCGGACGGCCTGGAACTCGGGAAGGTAGCGCCCGGCCTGCCGCATCACCCAGACGGGCGCGCGCTCCGTCGGCTCGCGGCGTGCGGCGCGCAGCAGGAGATCGTTCTTGAGCGGGGGGTGCTCCGAGGGGGCAGCAGGCGCGGGGTCAGGCATGGGCGAGGTGGCGGCGGACGGCGGCGGCGAGTGCGTCGGGTGTCGGCGCGGATGCAACGGCATCGGGCGGATGGTGGGCTGCGTCGAGGGCAGCAGCGGTGGCGGGTCCAATGGCGGCGAGCGCGCATCCGTTCCACGGAAAACCTGCGGCCTGCAGCGCGGCCTCGACCCCGGAGGGACTGAAAAAGGCGACCCAGTCGGGCGGGTCTGCCGCGAGGACGTTCAGCGCGGACGGCAGGAGGACCGTGCGGTAGGCGACGCATTCTTCGAACGGGACACCCGCCGCGCGCATCCGCTCGGGCAGCACCTCGCGGCGGCGGTCGCCGCAGACGAACAGCAGCGGGCGGTCGAACGTGCGCTCGGTGATGCTGCCGGCGAGGGCTTCGGCGTGGCCGGATTCGCCGCCCTCAGCCTGGAGCCCGAGCGACCGGGCCGCCGCTGCCGTCGCTGGCCCGACCGTAAACGCGGGCTTGGCCTCCCACGCAGCCAGATTACCTTCGCGCAGCGCCTCGACCGCGCGCGGACTCGTCAGGACCAGCCCTGCATATCCGCCCGGATGCGCTAGGTGCTCGCGCAGCACGGCCTCGTTCTCGAACGCGAACCGCAGCACCGGCAGGCAGCGGGCCTCGACGTTCAGCGCCTCGAAGGCGGCGACGAAGGGGTCCGGCTCGGCGAGCTGGCGAAGCAGCAGAATGACAGGGCGAGAAGCAGGCATTGGTTTTATTTCAGAGGGTCCTCATTCCACAACCGGAAGTCCTCCCGGCCCCCGAGCCGGGACCCACCGGCTGCTTCGGCCCGTGGGTCTCCGCCTGCGCGGGGACGACGTGTGACAAGGGCCT is a window from the Bacteroidota bacterium genome containing:
- a CDS encoding type II and III secretion system protein, with amino-acid sequence MLRFLVPRYLPACVLLFAAGLLAQDALAQIDPTPPQRQIRTYIPPDQLVSFSAETPFNQFVEFVNPLFQRVTGKAVVDLTERTAPIGVNVSGLQFLDAFELVLAQSGLVYRETDRYFLVEPFSAAGDPSVVGPATPAPVVVSRTPEVTGDDREIRIDAIIFEANVDRLRELGTNWTRLLGSQQQGGGGGSTGNDSNRLRLFLNTEPLFDQLSDVLTGPDQIDLAEINAFFRLLESRGVGETISSPSIVVRSGEEGRIQSGSDIPVTLRDFAGNTVVQYIATGVIVTVRPVLILDDEDPGRDPVEFIHLVVDVEKSSGRLGGNGLIIDKNEAATDVLLLDGEQTVIGGLYSTEESVSRSGIPILMDIPLLGYLFSTKNRSLIERELIIVLQTRLVDPLRERAQRAFRTDIRDEEREDVRRRLLRANPTTEPYLDELPENDDQ
- the hemL gene encoding glutamate-1-semialdehyde 2,1-aminomutase, with amino-acid sequence MPAHNLSQSKTLFATAQHAIPGGVNSPVRAFKSVGGTPVFFERAAGPHLFDADGNRYVDYIGSWGPMLFGHAHPDVVRAVQDAATRSTSFGAPTEIEIRLAELVVELVPSVEKVRFVNSGTEATMSAVRLARGFTGRDKFVKFEGHYHGHGDFFLIAAGSGAMTFGEPNSPGVTEGNARDTLLATFNDLGSVRDVLEANRGEVACVIAEPIAGNMGCIPPAEGFLEGLRALCDEHGAILIFDEVMTGFRVAPGGAQERYGVTPDLTTLGKIIGGGLPVGAYGGRKDIMDYVSPAGPVYQAGTLSGNPLAMHAGYAVLRRIADDPGVYDRLERYGDLFESGTRGNLSALGLDLYQTRVGSMGCLFFSGEPVVDSPSAQRCDAARYGRYFHAMLEEGIYLAPSQFEAYFFSDTHGASDLADTLNAQRCALERAFDDAWEPAATVPDPVQVDGQRGVSGLRSPAS
- a CDS encoding four helix bundle protein produces the protein MQDFKHLRVWETAHQLVLVIYRVTAHFPKEEQYGLTSQLRRAATSVPSNIAEGCGRDSDGDFARFLRIAQGSANEVEYQLFLASDLGYLDAVVYGDLARQIAEAKRMLNAFIQRVDPKKPRAKS
- a CDS encoding class I SAM-dependent methyltransferase, which encodes MSTALEAPPRPPSAHLLRTMAAVPVQSRVLDLGCATGRHTEPLAQLGFDLWACDEDEAAVAATRDRLAETVGEEEAARRVTPARTAALGYPDDHFDWVVAYGTYDRAGSAAEVKEMLAETRRVLKNGGWVLTAFRRALAGPAMTPETLAKLFAEAGLALAEDPVEEEDVVRGIFRRVDLGTPV
- the hemH gene encoding ferrochelatase, producing MTPREFLKVYNYDKRLITGGYYSQQPVSVEPGDRVGVVMMNLGGPMKEEDVEPFLYNLFMDPAIIDIPVPKRPRHWLSRLISRKRAKFVGEDYKMIGGNSPINQLTREQAEALESRLNARYGPITGATFHTYVAMRYWLPSSEDCAEQMDADGIDKVVLLPLYPHYSKTTTGASLVYLKALEEAGEMTPRPTSLVYEYARHPYFAQAISERIDEGLQRFSHGVRDRVHLLFSAHGTPVKEMKQRRDPYCCLVHSTVQSVMDLRAKREDRPFHVAFQSKVGPAEWLTPSTPGKLEELGEEGVNAVLVIPVAFVTDHIETAYELDIEVREEAEEAGIEHYEVTCGLNSHPLFIEALAEAVAAQMSSTRVTEGDGAAAALPRPIPSLPRHKSKNRTVRCHQCLCITEAHCWDQARVVSEPAIRADISVRRDRDAA
- the hemF gene encoding oxygen-dependent coproporphyrinogen oxidase, which translates into the protein MLDDHRRAERLRQETRTDRSLGERMQAFVEALQTRICRAFERLDGAATFTSDRWERPGGGGGLTRIISGGEVWEKGGVSTSAVHGDLPARMVEALGVSAGRFFATGLSLVMHPQNPYVPAVHANFRYFALGDDPLDPADQWFGGGADLTPVYPDRADAEHFHGVWKQVCDAHDVADYRAFKRQCDAYFYLPHREETRGVGGIFFDYLRDDPEGTFLFVRQAGRAFLSSYVPVAERRKDTPWGGRERDFQVHRRGRYAEFNLAFDRGTRFGLETGGRTESVLMSLPPVVRWDYDQRPEQGTPEAEALAFFRPHDWLGVEAGEGSEEI
- the hemE gene encoding uroporphyrinogen decarboxylase produces the protein MPDPAPAAPSEHPPLKNDLLLRAARREPTERAPVWVMRQAGRYLPEFQAVRAEHDFFTVCRTPELACEVTLQPLRRFPLDAAIIFSDILVVPQALGLEVQMVKGKGPHFPEPLAGPGDLGRLSTPDVQRELGYVYDAVALTRRVLGGRCPLIGFAGAPWTLAAYMIEGGGSKTFSKSKAWLWAHPEASHELLQAVTDVVADHLAAQAEAGAQALQVFDSWAGLLSPAQFAAFALPYLTQIADRLKASHPDVPLVVFARGAHYALDALAASAYDVVGLDWTIMPAAARAIAGDRAALQGNLDPAALYGSPAAIREAVGQMLAGFGTGGYIANLGHGMHPDHDPEHLAAFVEAVQELSAR
- a CDS encoding uroporphyrinogen-III synthase; amino-acid sequence: MPASRPVILLLRQLAEPDPFVAAFEALNVEARCLPVLRFAFENEAVLREHLAHPGGYAGLVLTSPRAVEALREGNLAAWEAKPAFTVGPATAAAARSLGLQAEGGESGHAEALAGSITERTFDRPLLFVCGDRRREVLPERMRAAGVPFEECVAYRTVLLPSALNVLAADPPDWVAFFSPSGVEAALQAAGFPWNGCALAAIGPATAAALDAAHHPPDAVASAPTPDALAAAVRRHLAHA